TGTATACGCTGCTAATGAAGATCCCTGGAATTTTGAAACCAGTGAATATGAAGCCGCAAAGTATTCGGTAACAATTGCTTCGCTGCCCGGGGAAAAATATGAAAATGCATTGGAAATCGGCTGTTCTATCGGTGTCCTTACCCAGATGCTTGCAGAAAAATGCATCCGCCTGCTGGCTACAGATGTGTCGGAAAAAGCCCTTAATATGGCAGCTAAACGCTGTGCTGAGCTGGATAACGTATCTTTTCAGCTGCTTAGTTTTCCAAAGGAGCTCCCGAAGGGTCAATATGATCTGATTATGATTTCTGAAGTGGCTTATTACCTTTCATACAATGACTGGGAGTATGCCATGAAAATCCTATTGGAAAGAATTCTTACAGGGGGACATATTGTCCTGGTTCATTGGCTCCCTGAAGTTCATGACTATCCGCAGACGGGGGATGAGGTGCATAACAGTTTTAAGAGATTCATGAAAAATAGAATGATCAATATTTCCTCAGAAAGAAGAGAGAATTACAGAATCGATGTCTGGGAAAAGCTGTGATCCGGGTAATGCTTAAGTTCCGTTTCTAAATCCTGGATTGCCGTGTCAATAGGAACCTTTGGATATTTTTTAAGATGATGTGTCTGATGTAGTTTCAAAATTTCTTCATACCATGCTCCGAAATAGCAGTGATTATTAAAAGAATAATAAATTTCCTCATTGACATCAATTTCAGGAATTATATTTTTTATGCTTTGATTGAAATTAAATCCGGCCCGGTTCTTCGATTCCCATAAATCCATCAGCATCTTCTTCTTGACGAGCCTGTTGCTGACGGTATGAAATGATTCTGTAGTAAAGTTTTTAAAATGGTCCGGATTTTTCCACATATTGAGCTGAGATGATAACCCTACCGTTACTCTTCCAAGA
The sequence above is a segment of the Chryseobacterium sp. JJR-5R genome. Coding sequences within it:
- a CDS encoding class I SAM-dependent DNA methyltransferase, with the translated sequence MEEKKSLNPEYFKDVYAANEDPWNFETSEYEAAKYSVTIASLPGEKYENALEIGCSIGVLTQMLAEKCIRLLATDVSEKALNMAAKRCAELDNVSFQLLSFPKELPKGQYDLIMISEVAYYLSYNDWEYAMKILLERILTGGHIVLVHWLPEVHDYPQTGDEVHNSFKRFMKNRMINISSERRENYRIDVWEKL